TCAAGCGTATTGGCGCTGCTCTGCGTTGCGCTGATTTCCGCCGGGGAGGCGCGCGCCCAGGAGGCGATCGACGAGGAGCCGCGCGAGGCCGACGTCGAGGTTGAGGCGCCTGAGAGCGGTGCGGATCAGGAGTCGGCTGAGGCTCCCGTCGGCTTGACCGATGGCCAGGCGGAGGCTGCTCCCGCGGAAAGTCCCCCGGAGAACTCGGTGGACGACACCGAAGCTCGGGAGGTCTTGAGTGAGCTTGAGGCCCCGCGTTCCTCAGACCCGGCGTTCCGTCAGGCGCTGAGTGACTACAGCGAAGCATACGAGCGCTACGCCACCGCCATCCAGGACTATCAGGACACCATCAACGGTATCGTGGAGGCGGAGTTCAATCGTCGGCTGGCCGAGATCAACCGTGCCTACGACTCCAAAATCCGTGCCGGCGAGGTTATTGAGCGGGAGCGACGCATCGAGGCGATCGCGTCCTTTGAGCAGTTCTTGGCCGATGTCCCCAACGATCCGGAGTACACTCCTGACGCGCTCTTTCGGCTGGCCGAGCTCCAATTTGAAAAGGCCAACGACGACTATCTGATGGCGGATGAGGCCTATCAGGCGGAGCTGGAGCGCTACGATCGCGGTGAGATCGCCGATGAGCCCGCCCCGCCGCAGAGGGACTTTCAGACCAGCGCCGCGCTCTTTCGCCGTTTGATCTCCGACTGGCCCGGCTACCGGTCGGCCGACGGGGCGTACTACCTGCTGGCCTATGTTGAGCTTCAGATGGGCCGACCGGATGTGGCGCGCGATCTCTGGGCGGAGCTTATCGTGCAGTACCCGGAGAGTCGCTTTGTCAATGAGTCCTGGCTGCGTATCGGTGAGTACCACTTTGAGTACGCCGAGGCGGAAGGTCCCGACCAGATCCTGGAGAACCTCAACCTGGCTCGCCAGGCCTATGAAAACGCCATGGACACGGAGGGTAGTGCCTTCTACTCCGAGGCGCTCTACAAGCTGGCCTGGACCTATTACCGACTGGGCGACTACCACCAGGCGATCACCAACTTCAAAGAGCTTGTCGAGTATAGCGATGAGGTCCAGCGTCGTACCGGGCGCTCCGGCGCTGCGCTACGCGAGGAGGCCGTGCAGTACATCGCCATCAGCCTGGCCGAAGAGGATTGGGATCTCGGGGAAGAGGATGACACCCAGGAGTTCGATCCGGACGCCGATCCGATGATGGATCGCGTGCGCCAGTACATCGCCAGCGGGCAGCCCTATGAGCGCGAGGTCATGGAGCAGCTTGCCGACTATGTCTTCGAGCGCTCGAACTTCGCCCAGGTCGTTGAACTCTACGAATACATGCTCGAGCAGTACCCGCAGCATCGCGACAATCCCAAGATCCACGAACGCATCATCGTCGCCCTGCACCGCGATGGTCAGCCGGAGGCGGCCTTCGCGGTGCGTCGACAGATGTTGGACTATTACGGTCCGGAGAGCGCCTGGTTTGCCTACCACGAGCGCCTGGGCAACGAGGAGGCGCTGCGAGGAGCCGACGCCCTGGTGCGCGACAACCTGCTCACTGCGGCAACCTGGTACCACGAGCAGGCTCAGAATCTACGTAACGAGGCGTTGGTGCGCCGCGATCCGGCTCTGCTCGCACTCACTGAAGAGCGCTACGCGATGGCGGCCGACGCCTACGAGCAGTTTCTTCGCCGCTATCCTAATGATCGCGAAGTCTTCCAGTGGAACTTCTTCTACGCCGAGTGTCTTTACTACTCGGCCCAGTACGAAGAGGCATTCCAGCAGTATCAGGTGGTTCGCGAGCTCGACATTGCAGACAATGAGTACCAGGAGGTCAGCGCGTTCAACGCGATCAAGTCCCTGGAGTTTATGATCCGCGATCAGGTCGAGCGCGGTGAGCTGACGCCTACTGCGATGGCCGGTGCCAACATCGATCAGGCCCGCCAGGCTGCGCAGGACCTCGAAGAACAGCGGCAGTATGATGAGTCGCGGGGCGAACAGGCGATCACCGTTGAGGGTGAGCCCGTGCCGCCGCTGGTCGAGCGTTTTGTCACGGCGATGGATCGCTACGTGGTGCTGCGCCTGGAGAACAGCGAGGATGCCTTCCTGGGGGCGAAGTTCGCGTTCCAGGCGGCCAAGGTCTATTACGACTTCAGGAATTATGAGGAGGCACGCCGGCGCTTCGCCTGGGTCGTGGAGAGCTACCCGGAGCACGAGGTGGCTTACCTCGCCGGAAGCCTGATTCTTGAGAGCTTCCGCGATGAGAACAACTACGCGGCGATGGCCGAGTGGGCCGATCGCCTGGCGGAGGTCATTCGTGGCGATCAGGCCGAGGCGGTGCGCGCCGAGGTGCGCGAATTCCGTCTGGGCGCGCTCTTTAAGTCAGCCGAAGATCTTTATGCAGCGGAAAAGTACGAAGAGGCTGCCGAGGAGTACCTTCGCCTGGTCAACGATGCCCCCGATCACCAGTACGCTCCAAAGGCTCTTAATAACGCGGCGGTCGCCTACGAGGTGATCCGCAAGTTCGACTCTGCGCTGCGGCTCTATGAGCGTGTGTACCGTGAGTATCCCGAGGACAACCTGGCCGGCTACGCCATCTATCGTGTCGCGGTGAACTCCGAACAGTTCTTCGAATATGAAAAGGCCATCCAGCACTACCAACTCTTCTACGATCGCTACCGCGGCGAGAGCCCGCCGGAGCTCGCCGGCATGGGGTTCGATATTGAGGATCGTCGCAAGACCTCGCTGATGAGCATCGCGGTGCTCAACGAAAGCCTTCAGAATTACGAAGCGGCAGCTCAGACCTACTCAGAATATGCTC
This DNA window, taken from Lujinxingia sediminis, encodes the following:
- a CDS encoding tetratricopeptide repeat protein gives rise to the protein MAESSHQRRRGRTSSVLALLCVALISAGEARAQEAIDEEPREADVEVEAPESGADQESAEAPVGLTDGQAEAAPAESPPENSVDDTEAREVLSELEAPRSSDPAFRQALSDYSEAYERYATAIQDYQDTINGIVEAEFNRRLAEINRAYDSKIRAGEVIERERRIEAIASFEQFLADVPNDPEYTPDALFRLAELQFEKANDDYLMADEAYQAELERYDRGEIADEPAPPQRDFQTSAALFRRLISDWPGYRSADGAYYLLAYVELQMGRPDVARDLWAELIVQYPESRFVNESWLRIGEYHFEYAEAEGPDQILENLNLARQAYENAMDTEGSAFYSEALYKLAWTYYRLGDYHQAITNFKELVEYSDEVQRRTGRSGAALREEAVQYIAISLAEEDWDLGEEDDTQEFDPDADPMMDRVRQYIASGQPYEREVMEQLADYVFERSNFAQVVELYEYMLEQYPQHRDNPKIHERIIVALHRDGQPEAAFAVRRQMLDYYGPESAWFAYHERLGNEEALRGADALVRDNLLTAATWYHEQAQNLRNEALVRRDPALLALTEERYAMAADAYEQFLRRYPNDREVFQWNFFYAECLYYSAQYEEAFQQYQVVRELDIADNEYQEVSAFNAIKSLEFMIRDQVERGELTPTAMAGANIDQARQAAQDLEEQRQYDESRGEQAITVEGEPVPPLVERFVTAMDRYVVLRLENSEDAFLGAKFAFQAAKVYYDFRNYEEARRRFAWVVESYPEHEVAYLAGSLILESFRDENNYAAMAEWADRLAEVIRGDQAEAVRAEVREFRLGALFKSAEDLYAAEKYEEAAEEYLRLVNDAPDHQYAPKALNNAAVAYEVIRKFDSALRLYERVYREYPEDNLAGYAIYRVAVNSEQFFEYEKAIQHYQLFYDRYRGESPPELAGMGFDIEDRRKTSLMSIAVLNESLQNYEAAAQTYSEYARVYSNDENAADALWKAAEVWEKHNQLDRMVSTLERYIQTYGGADGQEDRAMEARLRIAQVYEDRGDTRRSARWYNDALQTFERLGLEAPNYFAAQAQFMLVEHEFREWEQVKIEGSVAQQGRILTRKIEELQELAAEYGKVFGYRSFEWTLAANYRIGYLAQSLAESLYEVPIPFDEDSDEYYIYQGELENVAYPLEEQAIERYERTIAEARSARVVNEWTKRTLEQLNRYRPADYPLFKEERRLREGIAQQGIPYLNEDSYQARQKREEPGSEEASPANEQPAAEEDAP